In Macadamia integrifolia cultivar HAES 741 chromosome 5, SCU_Mint_v3, whole genome shotgun sequence, a single window of DNA contains:
- the LOC122078383 gene encoding protein KINESIN LIGHT CHAIN-RELATED 3-like: MPGVMGEGIETDLNRNSSPFKEKVASNRSPRSPGSPRSEALDHHLDGAVNTSIEQLYENICEMQSSDQSPSRRSYGSYGDESRVDSELRHLVGGDMGEVEIMQDEEKSEDTGSDSVSKKENGSVEKKSGKLDNTHSTSPKSAKSASSVKWKKPSKVKVESCVSTKINSKSKKSSKPPIDKRGDKNSPKSNARVVSLKKQKDSALEVSKSQMGAEDTSEAGSESLELGPSLLQQARDLISSGDNPHKALKYALRAVKSFEKCLDGKPSLDLVMNLHVIAAIHCILGQYGQAIPVLERSIEIPVMEEGHDHALAKFAGHMQLGDTYATVGQLENSIMCYTRGLEIQKQVLGEVDPRVGETCRYLAEAHVQALQFDEAEKLCQMALDIHRENGQPASLEEAADRRLMGLICETKGDHEAALEHLVLASMTMVANGQESEVASVDCSIGDTYLSLARFDEAICSYQKALAMFKSSKGENHPTVASVFVRLADLHNKIGQVKESKSYCENALRIYGKTIPGIPREEIASGLTDVSAIYESLNEPEQALKLLQKALKIYVDSPGQQSTIAGIEAQMGVMYYMLGNYSESYTSFKNAVSKLRASGEKKSAFFGIALNQMGLVCVKRYAINEAADLFEEARSILEQEYGPYHPDTLGVYSNLAGTYDAMGRLDDAIGILEYVVGMREEKLGTANPDVDDEKRRLAELLKEAGRVRNRKARSLETLLVTNSHPINEDGIMV; encoded by the exons ATGCCTGGCGTCATGGGAGAGGGGATTGAAACTGACCTGAATCGCAACTCCTCCCCTTTTAAGGAAAAGGTAGCTTCCAATAGGTCCCCGAGGAGTCCTGGAAGTCCTCGCAGTGAGGCTCTTGATCACCATTTGGATGGTGCTGTTAACACCTCAATCGAGCAGTTGTATGAGAATATATGTGAAATGCAAAGCTCTGATCAATCACCGTCGAGGCGTAGCTATGGATCTTATGGTGATGAATCAAGGGTTGATTCAGAGCTGCGACATCTAGTTGGGGGAGATATGGGAGAGGTGGAGATAATGCAGGATGAGGAGAAGTCGGAGGACACTGGAAGTGATTCAGTTTCTAAGAAGGAAAATGGTTCTGTGGAAAAGAAGTCCGGCAAGTTGGATAATACCCACTCCACCAGTCCCAAGTCTGCTAAATCTGCTTCTTCAGtaaaatggaagaaaccctctaaGGTAAAAGTGGAATCTTGTGTATCAACTAAAATAAATTCTAAGAGCAAAAAATCAAGTAAGCCTCCTATTGACAAACGTGGTGATAAGAATTCACCAAAATCAAATGCCAGAGTTGTGTCATTGAAGAAACAGAAAGACTCTGCTTTGGAAGTGTCAAAATCACAGATGGGGGCTGAGGATACATCTGAAGCAGGGTCAGAAAGCCTAGAGCTTGGGCCTTCTCTTCTTCAACAGGCAAGGGATTTGATCTCTTCTGGTGATAATCCCCATAAAGCTCTTAAATATGCTCTTCGTGCAGTGAAATCATTTGAGAAATGTCTAGACGGCAAACCTAGTTTAGACTTGGTTATGAACTTGCATGTTATAGCGGCAATACACTGCATCTTAGGCCAATATGGCCAAGCAATTCCTGTTCTTGAGCGCTCAATTGAGATTCCAGTCATGGAGGAGGGCCACGATCATGCCCTTGCTAAATTTGCTGGCCACATGCAATTGGGTGATACATATGCAACGGTAGGTCAGCTTGAGAATTCCATAATGTGCTATACAAGGGGTTTAGAGATTCAGAAGCAAGTTCTGGGTGAAGTGGATCCAAGGGTGGGTGAGACTTGTCGCTATTTGGCTGAAGCACATGTTCAAGCACTACAGTTTGATGAGGCAGAGAAGCTGTGTCAGATGGCTCTTGACATCCACAGGGAGAATGGTCAACCTGCTTCTCTTGAAGAGGCAGCGGACAGGAGGCTTATGGGTCTTATCTGTGAAACAAAAGGTGACCACGAAGCAGCCCTTGAGCATCTTGTGTTGGCTAGCATGACCATGGTGGCCAATGGTCAAGAATCAGAGGTGGCTTCTGTTGATTGCAGCATTGGAGATACCTATTTATCTTTGGCTCGGTTTGATGAAGCTATCTGTTCTTATCAGAAAGCACTTGCAATGTTCAAGTCCAGCAAAGGAGAGAATCATCCTACTGTTGCTTCAGTCTTTGTCCGCCTGGCTGATTTGCATAACAAGATAGGGCAGGTAAAAGAGTCAAAGTCTTACTGTGAGAATGCCTTACGGATTTATGGAAAGACTATTCCTGGAATCCCCCGAGAGGAGATTGCCAGTGGTCTGACCGATGTATCTGCTATCTATGAGTCTTTGAATGAGCCTGAGCAAGCACTCAAGTTGCTTCAGAAGGCTTTAAAGATATATGTTGATTCCCCTGGTCAGCAAAGCACGATTGCAGGAATTGAGGCCCAGATGGGGGTCATGTACTATATGTTGGGGAATTACTCTGAATCTTACACCTCTTTCAAGAATGCCGTTTCAAAGCTCAGGGCAAGTGGAGAGAAGAAATCAGCTTTCTTCGGGATTGCCCTCAATCAAATGGGACTGGTATGTGTGAAACGTTATGCAATAAATGAAGCTGCAGATCTGTTTGAAGAAGCAAGGAGTATTTTGGAACAAGAGTATGGACCATATCACCCTGACACACTAGGAGTATACAGCAATCTTGCAGGAACTTATGATGCCATGGGCAG GTTGGATGATGCAATTGGGATTCTGGAATATGTTGTTGGGATGAGGGAGGAGAAGCTTGGGACAGCTAATCCTGATGTAGATGATGAGAAGAGAAGGCTGGCTGAGTTATTAAAAGAAGCAGGCAGGGTCCGAAATAGAAAAGCCAGATCACTAGAAACCCTCCTCGTAACCAATTCTCATCCTATAAATGAAGATGGCATAATGGTATGA
- the LOC122078737 gene encoding signal recognition particle receptor subunit beta-like isoform X1 yields the protein MKEMEQWTNQLQQWIHQAQHWIHQIPSVQIYVAIGVLFLTTAFFFLTCLFRRTKYNTIVLAGLSGSGKTVLFHRLQDGSLPQGTVTSMDPNEGDFVLHSESSKKVKMKHVHLVDVPGHPRLRPKLYEYLPQTAGLIFVVEALEFLPNCRAAAEYLYDILTNASVVKRKIPVLILCNKTDKVTAHTKEFIKKQLEKEIDKLRASRNAISAADISNEFTLGNIGEAFSFSQCHNKVTIAEASGLTGDVVQAEQFIREHIRP from the exons ATGAAAGAGATGGAGCAATGGACAAATCAACTACAACAGTGGATACATCAAGCACAGCATTGGATTCATCAAATACCATCTGTTCAAATTTATGTTGCTATTGGTGTGCTTTTCCTGACGACAGCTTTTTTCTTCTTGA CTTGCTTGTTCAGACGAACAAAATATAACACTATTGTGCTTGCTGGGCTAAGTGGTAGTGGGAAAACAGTCCTTTTTCACCGG CTTCAAGATGGCTCTTTACCACAGGGTACTGTTACATCAATGGATCCAAATGAGGGGGATTTTGTGCTTCATTCTGAATCCTCAAAG AAGGTAAAAATGAAGCATGTCCACTTAGTTGATGTTCCTGGGCATCCCCGGTTGCGACCCAAACTTTATGAGTACTTGCCCCAAACAGCTGGCCTTATCTTCGTTGTGGAGGCTTTGGAGTTCCTACCAAACTGTCGTGCAGCTGCAGA GTACCTGTACGATATTTTGACAAATGCAAGTGTTGTGAAGCGGAAGATCCCAGTTCTTATACTATGCAACAAGACTGATAAAGTGACTGCTCATACCAAGGAATTCATCAAGAAACAACTGGAAAAAGAAAT AGACAAGCTACGGGCATCAAGAAATGCTATATCAGCAGCTGACATTTCTAATGAATTTACACTTGGTAATATTGGAGAAGccttttctttctcccaatGCCATAATAAGGTGACTATTGCAGAAGCATCTGGACTGACAGGTGACGTTGTACAGGCTGAGCAGTTCATTAGGGAACACATTAGGCCGTAG
- the LOC122078737 gene encoding signal recognition particle receptor subunit beta-like isoform X2 encodes MKEMEQWTNQLQQWIHQAQHWIHQIPSVQIYVAIGVLFLTTAFFFLTCLFRRTKYNTIVLAGLSGSGKTVLFHRLQDGSLPQGTVTSMDPNEGDFVLHSESSKVKMKHVHLVDVPGHPRLRPKLYEYLPQTAGLIFVVEALEFLPNCRAAAEYLYDILTNASVVKRKIPVLILCNKTDKVTAHTKEFIKKQLEKEIDKLRASRNAISAADISNEFTLGNIGEAFSFSQCHNKVTIAEASGLTGDVVQAEQFIREHIRP; translated from the exons ATGAAAGAGATGGAGCAATGGACAAATCAACTACAACAGTGGATACATCAAGCACAGCATTGGATTCATCAAATACCATCTGTTCAAATTTATGTTGCTATTGGTGTGCTTTTCCTGACGACAGCTTTTTTCTTCTTGA CTTGCTTGTTCAGACGAACAAAATATAACACTATTGTGCTTGCTGGGCTAAGTGGTAGTGGGAAAACAGTCCTTTTTCACCGG CTTCAAGATGGCTCTTTACCACAGGGTACTGTTACATCAATGGATCCAAATGAGGGGGATTTTGTGCTTCATTCTGAATCCTCAAAG GTAAAAATGAAGCATGTCCACTTAGTTGATGTTCCTGGGCATCCCCGGTTGCGACCCAAACTTTATGAGTACTTGCCCCAAACAGCTGGCCTTATCTTCGTTGTGGAGGCTTTGGAGTTCCTACCAAACTGTCGTGCAGCTGCAGA GTACCTGTACGATATTTTGACAAATGCAAGTGTTGTGAAGCGGAAGATCCCAGTTCTTATACTATGCAACAAGACTGATAAAGTGACTGCTCATACCAAGGAATTCATCAAGAAACAACTGGAAAAAGAAAT AGACAAGCTACGGGCATCAAGAAATGCTATATCAGCAGCTGACATTTCTAATGAATTTACACTTGGTAATATTGGAGAAGccttttctttctcccaatGCCATAATAAGGTGACTATTGCAGAAGCATCTGGACTGACAGGTGACGTTGTACAGGCTGAGCAGTTCATTAGGGAACACATTAGGCCGTAG